The DNA region GATTCTTCTTGCCGTTGAACTTGTACTTCATGTTGAACTTGTACTTGATGTTGAGCTTGTACTTGATGTTCAGCTTGTACTTGCACTTGAGATTCTACTTGCCGTTGAACTTGTACTTGATGTTGAGTTTGTACTTGATGTTGAGTTTGTACTTGATGTTCAGCTTGTATTTGCCGTTGAACTTGTACTTGATGTTCAGCTTGTACTTGTCGTTGAGCTTGCTCTTGTCTTTGAGCTTCCACTTGCCGTTGAGCTTGTGCTTGCCGTTGAGCTTCTAATTGCTTTTGAGCTTGAGCTTGCCGTTGAGCTTCCAATTGCTTTTGAGCTTGTGCTTGCCGTTGAGCTTCTGCTTGCCGTTGAGATTCTAATTGCTTTTGAGCTTGTGCTTGCTGCTGAGCTTCTAATTGAGCTTGTCGTTGAGCTTCTGCTTGTCGTTGAGCTTCTGCTTGCCGTTGAGCTTCTAATTGAGCTTGTCGTTGAGCTTCTGCTTGCCTTTGAGCTTCTGCTTGCCGTTGAGCTTCAGCTTGAGCTTGTCGTTGAGCTTCTGCTTGCCGTTGGGCTTCTAATTGAGCTTGTCGTTGAGCTTTTGCTTGCCGTTGAGCTTCTAATTGAGCTTGTCGTTGAGCTTCTGCTTGCCGTTGAGCTTCAGCCTGAGCTTGTCGTTGAGCTTCTGCTTGCCGTTGAGCTTGACGTTGAGCTTCTGCTTGCCGTTGAGCTTCTAATTGAGCTTGTCGTTGGGCTTGTGCTTGCCGTTGAGCTTCTGCTTGCCGTTGAGCTTGTGCTTGCCGTTCAGCTTGAACTTGCTGTTGAGCTTGTACTTGCCGTTGAGTTTGTACTTGAATTTGAGCTTCGACTTGCCGTTGAGTTTGTACTTGCTTTTGGGATTCTTCTTGCCGTTGAACTTGTACTTCATGTTGAACTTGTACTTGATGTTGAGCTTGTACTTGATGTTCAGCTTGTACTTGCACTTGAGATTCTTCTTGCCGTTGAACTTGTACTTGATGTTCAGCTTGTACTTGATGTTGAGTTTGTTCTTGATGTTCTGTTTGTACTTGCCGTTGAATTTGTACTTGATGTTCAGCTTGTACTTGCCGTTGAGCTTGCTCTTGTCTTTGAGCTTCTACTTGCCGTTGAGCTTGTGCTTGCCGTTGAGCTTCCAATTGCTTTTGAGCTTGTGCTTGTCGTTGAGCTTCTGCTTGCCGTTGAGCTTCTAATTGAGCTTGACGTTGAGCTTCTGCTTGCCGTTGAGCTTCTAATTGAGCTTGTCGTTGGGCTTCTGCTTGTCGTTGAGCTTCTAATTGAGCTTGCTTTTGACGTTGAGCTTCTGCTTGCCGTTGAGCTTCTAATTGAGCTTGTCTTTGAGCTTCTGCTTGCCGTTGGGCTTCTGCTTGTCGTTGAGCTTCTAATTGAGCTTGCTTTTGACGTTGAGCTTCTGCTTGCCGTTGAGCTTCTAATTGAGCTTGCTTTTGCCGTTGAGCTTCTAATTGAGCTTGTCGCTGAGCTTGTGCTTGCCGTTGAGCTTCTAATTGAGCTTGTCGCTGAACTTCTGCTTGCCGTTGAGCTTGTGCTTGCCGTTGAGCTTGTGCTTGCCGTTGAGCTTCTACTTGCAGTTGAGCTTGTGCTTGCCGTTGAGCTTGAACTTGCCGTTGAGCTTGTACTTGTCGTTGAGTTTGTACTTGTCGTTGAGTTTGTACTTGTCGTTGAGTTTGTGCTTGCCGTTGAACTTGTACTTGCTTTTGCGCTTGTACTTGATGTTCAGCTTGTACTTGCACTTGAGATTCTTCTTGCCGTTGAACTTGTACTTCATGTTGGGCTTGTACTTGATGTTGAGCTTGTACTTGATGTTCAGCTTGTACTTGCACTTGAGATTCTACTTGCCGTTGAATTTGTACTTGATGTTGAGCTTGCACTTGATGTTGAGCTTGTACTTGATGTTGAGCTTGTACTTGATGTTCAGTTTGTTCTTGATGTTCAGTTTGTACTTGCCGTTGAACTTGTGCTTGATGTTCAGCTTGTACTTGCCGTTGAGCTTGCTCTTGTCTTTGAGCTTCTACTTGCCGTTGAGCTTGTGCTTGCCGCTGAGCTTCTAATTGCTTTTGAGCTTGTGCTTGTCGTTGAGCTTCTTCTTGCCGTTGAGCTTCTAATTGAGCTTGTCGTTGAGCTTCTGCTTGTCGTTGAGCTTCTAATTGAGCTTGTCGTTGAGCTTCTGCTTGCCGTTGGGCTTCTGCTTGTCGTTGAGCTTCTAATTGAGCTTGTTTTTGACGTTGAACTTCTGCTTGCCGTTGAGCTTCTGCTTGCCGTTGAGCTTCTAATTGAGCTTGTCGTTGAGCTTCTGCTTGCCGTTGGGCTTCTGCTTGTCGTTGAGCTTCTAATTGAGCTTGCTTTTGACGTTGAGCTTCTAATTGAGCTTGTCGTTGAGCTTCTGCTTGTCGTTGAGCTTCTAATTGAGCTTGCTTTTGTCGTTGAGCTTCTAATTGAGCTTGCTTTTGTCGTTGAGCTTCTACTTGAGCTTGTCGCTGAGCTTCTACTTGAGCTTGTCGCTGAGCTTCTGCTTGCCGTTGAGCTTCTAATTGAGCTTGCCGCTGAGCTTCTGCTTGCCGTTGAGCTTGTGCTTGCTTTTGAGCTTGTGCTTGCCGTTGAGCTTGTACTTGCCGTTGAGCTTGTACTTGATGTTCAGCTTGTACTTGCACTTGAGATTCTACTTGCCGTTGAACTTGTACTTGATGTTGAGCTTGTACTTGATGTTGAGCTTGTACTTGATGTTGAGCTTGTACTTGACGTTGAGCTTGTACTTGATGTTGAGCTTGTACTTGATGTTGAGCTTGTACTTGCTGTTGTACTTGTTCTTGATGTTCATCTTGTACTTGCACTTGAGATTCTTCTTGGCGTTGAACTTGTACTTGATGTTGGGCTTGTACTTGATGTTGAGCTTGTACTTGATGTTGAACTTGTAGTTGATGTTCATCTTGTACTTGCCGTTGAACTTGTACTTGATGTTCAGTTTGTACTTGCACTTGAGATTCTACTTGCCGCTGAACTTGTACTTGATGTTGAGCTTGTACTTGCCGTTGAACTTGTACTTGATGCTCTTCTTGTACTTGCACTTGAGATTCTTCTTGTCGTTGAACCTGTACTTCATGTTGGGCTTGTACTTGATGTTGGGCTTGTACTTGATGTTGAGCTTGTACTTGCCGTTGATCTTGTACTTGATGTTCAGCTTGTACTTGCACTTGAGATTCTACTTGCCGTTGAACTTGTACTTGATGTTGAGCTTGTACTTGATGTTGAGCTTGAACTTGATGTTGAGTTTGTACTTGATGTTCAGCTTGTACTTGCCGTTGAGCTTGCTCTTGTCTTTGAGCTTCTATTTGCCGTTGAGCTTGTGCTTGTCGTTGAGCTTGAGCTTGCCGTTGAGCTTGTGCTTGCCTTTGAGCTTCTAATTGCTTTTGAGCTTGTGCTTGCCGTTGAGCTTGTGCTTGCCGTTGAGCTTGTGCTTGCCGTTGAGCTTGTGCTTGCCGTTGAGCTTGTGCTTGCCGTTGAGCTTGTGCTTGCCGTTGAGCTTGTGCTTGCCGTTGAGCTTGTGCTTGCCGTTGAGCTTGTGCTTGCCGTTGAGCTTGTGCTTGCCGTTGAGCTTGTGCTTGCCGTTGAGCTTGTGCTTGCCGTTGAGCTTGTGCTTGCCGTTGAGCTTGTGCTTGCCGTTGAGCTTGTGCTTGCCGTTGAGCTTGTGCTTGCCGTTGAGCTTGTGCTTGCCGTTGAGCTTGTGCTTGTCGTTGAGCTTCTAATTGAGCTTGTCGTTGAGCTTGTGCTTGCCGTTGAGCTTCTGCTTGCCGTTGAGATTCTAATTGCTTTTGAGCTTGTGCTTGCCGTTGAGCTTCTAATTGAGCTTGTCGTTGAGCTTCTGCTTGCCGTTGTGCTTCTAATTGAGCTTCTGCTTGCCGTTGAGCCTCTAAAGCAGCCTGTTCTTCCAAGGCAATCTTTTTCCCCAAGGCAATCTTTTCTTCCAGTGCAGCTTTTTCTTCTAATGCTATTTGTTCTTCTAAAGCAGCTTCTTccatttcttctattttttctaCGACTTCATTATTATACATTACAATTGTCATTTCTTTTACTGATTCGATGAAGTTATCATCTGTTGAACCCGTACACTCTTCAAACGCAGCGGCGAGAGCTTGTATCGCACAGTCGAGACCAAAAGTGATGTCATTTCCGGCCTCAAATTGTTCACTAATTGCTTCAGCAATTTTAGTTACCATGTGATGTTTTATTCTACTTGGTTTAGCCTTTTTCCTATATAACCTTCCAATTCCATTTAAAGATTCAGTAAATTCTCTTTCTTTGTCAGTTTTTAGTACGTCACATTTTCTGAGGTAATTAACGAACCGATCTATAAAGTAGAAGGCCAGTCCCTCTTCTTGAAAAAGAGCTTTGGATATTGCGGCGCTCTCTGTTGTCGCTACTAGAGCGCCAAGCAGAAGAGTTGCTACCGGAAACCAGTACATCTTGTTGTATCTCTAAGGCACTACTCTGCTGCTTTTATATTACCAAAATCCTCGTAATTAGATTTAACGAATCGCGTGTTTTCCattactttaattcaaaataaacacatCATTATTCACGgttaattcaaaacaaacattgCTTCACTCAGTCTTCTTTCGTATAGTTtactgaaatgtaaataaaaagtctcTGTTCtggaagaaaatgttttgttgGATATTTTATTGCGAAATCTCTTTTAGTATGACAAACAATCTGCAAAATgcgataatattttaattcggaatatattaaattttctcgGTCGAATATCCTCATGGTTTATGTTAAAGCGGCATTgataaatgtgataattttagaTGATATTAATACATAAGAAAAGATTCCGTTTGAGTGttgttgttttactttattttgtctGTTTGAAAAGGTAATTCGATTTCTCGAATTTCTTGAACTATTATTTTGCCCGTAACTTTCCCTCCCCTtaaccttatttatttatttaaacaatgctaaactactttcattattgttttgcaaGCACAAAATGTTGTTTGAAGCA from Parasteatoda tepidariorum isolate YZ-2023 chromosome 2, CAS_Ptep_4.0, whole genome shotgun sequence includes:
- the LOC107441367 gene encoding trichohyalin, whose product is MYWFPVATLLLGALVATTESAAISKALFQEEGLAFYFIDRFVNYLRKCDVLKTDKEREFTESLNGIGRLYRKKAKPSRIKHHMVTKIAEAISEQFEAGNDITFGLDCAIQALAAAFEECTGSTDDNFIESVKEMTIVMYNNEVVEKIEEMEEAALEEQIALEEKAALEEKIALGKKIALEEQAALEAQRQAEAQLEAQRQAEAQRQAQLEAQRQAQAQKQLESQRQAEAQRQAQAQRQAQLEAQRQAQAQRQAQAQRQAQAQRQAQAQRQAQAQRQAQAQRQAQAQRQAQAQRQAQAQRQAQAQRQAQAQRQAQAQRQAQAQRQAQAQRQAQAQRQAQAQRQAQAQRQAQAQKQLEAQRQAQAQRQAQAQRQAQAQRQIEAQRQEQAQRQVQAEHQVQTQHQVQAQHQVQAQHQVQVQRQVESQVQVQAEHQVQDQRQVQAQHQVQAQHQVQAQHEVQVQRQEESQVQVQEEHQVQVQRQVQAQHQVQVQRQVESQVQVQTEHQVQVQRQVQDEHQLQVQHQVQAQHQVQAQHQVQVQRQEESQVQVQDEHQEQVQQQVQAQHQVQAQHQVQAQRQVQAQHQVQAQHQVQAQHQVQVQRQVESQVQVQAEHQVQAQRQVQAQRQAQAQKQAQAQRQAEAQRQAQLEAQRQAEAQRQAQVEAQRQAQVEAQRQKQAQLEAQRQKQAQLEAQRQAEAQRQAQLEAQRQKQAQLEAQRQAEAQRQAEAQRQAQLEAQRQAEAQRQAEVQRQKQAQLEAQRQAEAQRQAEAQRQAQLEAQRQAEAQRQAQLEAQRQEEAQRQAQAQKQLEAQRQAQAQRQVEAQRQEQAQRQVQAEHQAQVQRQVQTEHQEQTEHQVQAQHQVQAQHQVQAQHQVQIQRQVESQVQVQAEHQVQAQHQVQAQHEVQVQRQEESQVQVQAEHQVQAQKQVQVQRQAQTQRQVQTQRQVQTQRQVQAQRQVQAQRQAQAQLQVEAQRQAQAQRQAQAQRQAEVQRQAQLEAQRQAQAQRQAQLEAQRQKQAQLEAQRQAEAQRQKQAQLEAQRQAEAQRQAEAQRQAQLEAQRQAEAQRQKQAQLEAQRQAEAQRQAQLEAQRQAEAQRQAQLEAQRQAEAQRQAQAQKQLEAQRQAQAQRQVEAQRQEQAQRQVQAEHQVQIQRQVQTEHQEQTQHQVQAEHQVQVQRQEESQVQVQAEHQVQAQHQVQVQHEVQVQRQEESQKQVQTQRQVEAQIQVQTQRQVQAQQQVQAERQAQAQRQAEAQRQAQAQRQAQLEAQRQAEAQRQAQRQAEAQRQAQAEAQRQAEAQRQAQLEAQRQAKAQRQAQLEAQRQAEAQRQAQAEAQRQAEAQRQAEAQRQAQLEAQRQAEAQRQAEAQRQAQLEAQQQAQAQKQLESQRQAEAQRQAQAQKQLEAQRQAQAQKQLEAQRQAQAQRQVEAQRQEQAQRQVQAEHQVQVQRQIQAEHQVQTQHQVQTQHQVQVQRQVESQVQVQAEHQVQAQHQVQVQHEVQVQRQEESQVQVQAEHQVQVQRQVETQRQVQVQRQVEAQHQVQAQNQVQVQRQVESQQQVQTQRQVETQIQVQAQRQVQTERQVQDQRQAQAQRQAQAQKQVEAQRQAQAQRQAQAQKQAEAQRQAQAQKQAEAQRQAEAQRQAQLDIYIYC